The Musa acuminata AAA Group cultivar baxijiao chromosome BXJ2-2, Cavendish_Baxijiao_AAA, whole genome shotgun sequence genome has a segment encoding these proteins:
- the LOC135604881 gene encoding NAC domain-containing protein 21/22-like, which yields MGLRDIESTLPPGFRFYPSDEELVCHYLYKKVLSNGGSAEGTMVEVDLHTREPWELPDAAKLSANEWYFFSFRDRKYASGSRANRATKSGYWKATGKDRTIYDPTTHTMVGMRKTLVFYQGRAPNGAKTGWVMHEFRLETPHSPPKEDWVLCRVFHKRKGEGEEHEQMSASSAMPAGVCHGQVGPSFSTLPRQEDSSLNPFLNVALLQCNSLGFPQETGSRFVTGISPRCEEEEEEEDDDDELGFLLDLGFEHGVSYQGGKAT from the exons ATGGGATTGAGAGACATTGAATCAACACTGCCACCAGGGTTCAGGTTCTACCCGAGTGACGAGGAGCTGGTCTGCCACTACCTGTACAAGAAGGTGCTGAGCAATGGAGGAAGCGCCGAGGGGACGATGGTGGAGGTGGATCTGCATACTCGCGAGCCATGGGAGCTTCCAG ATGCGGCTAAACTGAGTGCCAATGAATGGTACTTCTTCAGCTTTCGGGACCGCAAATACGCTAGTGGATCGCGCGCAAACCGAGCAACAAAATCTGGTTACTGGAAGGCCACTGGTAAGGACCGAACGATCTACGATCCGACGACGCATACGATGGTTGGGATGAGGAAGACATTGGTGTTCTATCAAGGAAGAGCTCCCAATGGAGCAAAGACTGGTTGGGTCATGCATGAATTCCGACTAGAGACCCCTCACTCACCTCCCAAG GAGGACTGGGTTCTGTGTAGAGTCTTTCACAAAAGGAAAGGGGAGGGAGAAGAGCATGAGCAGATGAGTGCTTCTTCTGCCATGCCTGCAGGTGTGTGCCATGGACAAGTGGGGCCTTCATTCTCCACTCTCCCACGCCAAGAGGACAGTAGCCTAAACCCCTTCCTCAACGTGGCACTGCTGCAGTGCAACTCTCTTGGCTTCCCACAGGAGACGGGGAGCAGATTTGTGACGGGGATCAGCCCAAggtgtgaagaagaagaagaagaagaagatgatgatgatgaacttgGATTTCTGTTGGATTTAGGGTTTGAGCATGGTGTGAGCTACCAAGGTGGCAAGGCTACTTAA